Proteins from one Candidatus Methylomirabilota bacterium genomic window:
- a CDS encoding dihydroorotate dehydrogenase-like protein, producing MTDLSTSYLGLILKNPLVASASPLCEDVDNIRQMEDAGAAAVVLNSLFEEQITLESHDLDHHLTHGTESFAEALSYFPDMTDYNLGPDGYLDHLRRAKAAVDIPIIGSLNGISSGGWIRYAKKIEQAGADALELNMYFIPTDPEMTGAKVEQMYVDLVRDVRASVSIPVAVKLGHAFSAIANLARRLDEARADALVLFNRFYQPDFDLDSLEVVPQLTLSSSYELLLRMHWVAILYGHVGADLAVTGGVHTAQDVLKAMMAGARVAMMTSALLKYGINRLATVRTELVAWMEQHEYESIRQMQGSMSYRSVAEPAAFERANYMRVLRSYAPKMPGH from the coding sequence ATGACTGATCTCTCTACGAGCTACCTGGGTTTGATCCTCAAGAACCCGTTGGTGGCCTCTGCCTCACCCCTGTGCGAGGACGTTGACAACATCCGGCAGATGGAGGACGCGGGGGCCGCGGCGGTCGTCCTGAATTCTCTGTTCGAGGAGCAGATCACCCTCGAAAGCCACGATCTGGACCATCATCTCACCCATGGGACCGAGTCCTTCGCCGAAGCGTTGTCATATTTCCCCGACATGACGGACTACAACCTCGGGCCGGACGGTTACCTGGACCATCTTCGGCGAGCCAAGGCTGCCGTGGACATTCCCATCATCGGCAGCCTTAACGGTATCTCCAGCGGCGGGTGGATCCGGTACGCGAAGAAGATCGAGCAGGCCGGCGCCGACGCCCTCGAACTCAACATGTACTTCATCCCCACCGACCCGGAGATGACCGGGGCCAAGGTCGAGCAGATGTATGTGGATCTGGTGCGCGATGTCAGGGCGAGTGTCAGCATCCCCGTGGCAGTGAAGCTCGGTCACGCCTTCAGCGCAATAGCGAACCTGGCCCGGCGTCTCGACGAGGCACGTGCGGACGCGCTGGTCCTGTTCAACCGCTTTTACCAGCCGGACTTTGATCTGGACAGTTTAGAGGTGGTGCCTCAGCTGACCCTGAGCAGTTCGTACGAACTGTTGCTGCGAATGCACTGGGTGGCGATTTTGTATGGACACGTCGGGGCGGACCTGGCGGTCACTGGCGGTGTACACACCGCCCAGGACGTGCTGAAGGCGATGATGGCTGGGGCCCGAGTCGCCATGATGACCTCGGCCCTGCTGAAGTATGGGATAAATCGCCTGGCCACGGTGCGCACAGAGCTGGTGGCCTGGATGGAGCAACACGAGTACGAGTCGATCCGCCAGATGCAGGGGAGCATGAGCTATCGGTCGGTGGCCGAGCCCGCCGCGTTCGAGCGGGCCAACTACATGCGCGTGCTCCGCTCGTACGCGCCCAAAATGCCCGGTCACTGA
- a CDS encoding cytochrome c oxidase assembly protein, with product MMRISRATRISAVVAMAVAVGVYLWLHTATTKSAEVAVSPSDPGPHAVLQHYLAALYAREYKDAYRLIARVDMELKKEEEYLRENESFSGAALTLARTLASFIEYHDVHTELQNEHATVRFTVKLPNANDPTIRDLLFDFDAERLAGLTERDLQRLSKELEGMGRRGEMPMIEGQEAWELVKEPEGWRVFLNWAGAVRVQFTAEAKDGLPWKFWPVQEAVLAKPGESLQAVYRAKNLSDKPVTAKARHIDGPKEIADTYLQIIQCFCFIQETLDPGEEKEFPLVFRIRWDAPETVKALSVRYEFYPIESFPGQGADG from the coding sequence ATGATGAGGATAAGCCGGGCCACACGCATAAGTGCTGTCGTGGCGATGGCTGTTGCCGTCGGTGTATATCTCTGGCTGCATACGGCCACCACAAAATCTGCCGAGGTTGCAGTCAGTCCGAGCGATCCCGGACCGCACGCGGTCTTGCAACACTACCTGGCGGCGCTCTACGCGCGCGAGTACAAGGACGCGTATCGCCTGATCGCGCGTGTGGACATGGAATTGAAGAAGGAAGAGGAGTACCTCCGCGAGAATGAATCCTTCTCCGGCGCGGCGCTCACCCTTGCCCGTACGCTTGCGTCCTTCATCGAATACCACGATGTGCATACGGAGCTGCAGAACGAACACGCAACGGTCAGGTTCACGGTCAAGCTCCCGAATGCGAACGATCCCACCATCCGCGATCTCCTCTTTGACTTCGATGCGGAGCGCCTCGCGGGCCTCACGGAACGCGACCTGCAACGCCTCAGCAAGGAACTCGAAGGCATGGGGCGAAGAGGTGAGATGCCAATGATTGAGGGACAGGAAGCCTGGGAGCTGGTCAAAGAGCCCGAGGGCTGGCGCGTCTTTCTGAACTGGGCTGGCGCGGTCCGGGTGCAGTTTACAGCCGAGGCGAAGGACGGGCTTCCGTGGAAGTTCTGGCCTGTGCAGGAGGCAGTCCTGGCAAAGCCGGGGGAAAGCCTGCAGGCGGTCTATCGCGCCAAGAATCTCTCGGACAAGCCGGTGACCGCCAAGGCGAGGCACATCGATGGCCCGAAGGAGATTGCTGACACATATCTGCAGATCATCCAATGTTTCTGCTTCATCCAGGAGACGCTCGACCCGGGGGAGGAAAAAGAGTTTCCCCTGGTCTTTCGGATCCGCTGGGACGCACCCGAGACGGTCAAGGCGTTGTCGGTGCGCTACGAGTTCTACCCCATCGAATCCTTTCCTGGCCAAGGGGCGGACGGGTAG